A region of the Candidatus Kryptonium sp. genome:
TCCAGGACCTGGGACTGTTAAGTGTCCAGCATAAAATAAATTTTTAAGTTTTCTATTTCTTATTTTGGGTTTCAAGATAGCTGTTTGTAAAAGTGTGTTTGCTAATCCATAGCAATTCCCCTTATAAGCGTTGTAATCTTTTACGAAATCGCTCGGTCCGTAGGAAATTACAAATTCAATAGAACTTTTTATTTTTTCACCAGTTAATTTCTCAAACTTTTCTATCGCATAATTAAGATAGTTTTCCTTAATTTCTTCATTTTCGTAAAGTCCTGATGGAACGGGTATGAAAATATATAAACACTCTTTGTCTGGAGGTGCTAATTCTGGTTCGGTAATTGACGGTATATTGATATAGACCTGTGGCTTTTGCGGGAAAGCCTTTTCTTTGTAAATGCTATCTATGTGTGCCTCAAATTCTTCATCAAAAAATAAAACATGATGTGGAAGATTTGATAGTTTTTTGCTTAATCCAATATAAAATAAAATCGCCGACGGAGTAAATTTTCTACTCTCCCAATATCTCTCGGAATAATTTCTATACTCTGGTGGCAATAACTTTTCAGAGTGATAATAATCTGATGTCGCTATTATTACATCAGCTTTTATTTTTTCACCTTCTACTATCACACCCTTTGCTTTTCCGTTGTCCACTATTATTTTTTCAATCGGTGAATTAAAATAAAACTCAACTCCATTTGAGAGAGCGAGATTATACATTGCCTCAACAACCTTTCTAAAACCGCCGATCGGATACCAAGTTCCCAATTTGATATCTGCGTAGTTCATAATAGAATATAAAGCTGGCAGCTCATATGGATTGCCACCGAGAAAAATAAGAGGAAAGCGAAGAATGCTTATAATTTTTTCATTTTTGAAATTATTTCGGATATATTTCCCGAACTTTTGGAAAAGGTTAAGTTTCGCGGCGTTTGATATGAATTCAAGGTTTAGATATTCCGACAATTTTAAGTTTGGATAGTAAATAAATTTTGAAGTGCTTAATTGGTATTTTTCTTCCGATTCATTAATGAATTCAACTAATTTCTGGCTTGAACCTGGTTCTAATTTTTCAAATAGTTGGATTATTCCTTCAAACTCAGCTGGTAAATCCACATAATCATTTTCAGCAAAGTAAACTCTAT
Encoded here:
- the crtI gene encoding phytoene desaturase family protein, which codes for MDIVIIGSGFSGLASSAILASAGYKVKVFEKNSIPGGRSRYLSFNGFNFDMGPTWYWMPDVFERFFNRFGKTTSDFYKLIRLNPSYRVYFAENDYVDLPAEFEGIIQLFEKLEPGSSQKLVEFINESEEKYQLSTSKFIYYPNLKLSEYLNLEFISNAAKLNLFQKFGKYIRNNFKNEKIISILRFPLIFLGGNPYELPALYSIMNYADIKLGTWYPIGGFRKVVEAMYNLALSNGVEFYFNSPIEKIIVDNGKAKGVIVEGEKIKADVIIATSDYYHSEKLLPPEYRNYSERYWESRKFTPSAILFYIGLSKKLSNLPHHVLFFDEEFEAHIDSIYKEKAFPQKPQVYINIPSITEPELAPPDKECLYIFIPVPSGLYENEEIKENYLNYAIEKFEKLTGEKIKSSIEFVISYGPSDFVKDYNAYKGNCYGLANTLLQTAILKPKIRNRKLKNLFYAGHLTVPGPGVPPAIISGTIVSDFIIKNKGQI